Proteins encoded within one genomic window of Pseudalkalibacillus sp. SCS-8:
- a CDS encoding YqhV family protein, whose protein sequence is MKHFFDLFDSTVLNMAGLRLLSASFELTAVVLMLYFNSIHKAIIINGSLALVGPIIFVATMTLGLVGLADDLSIGRLLLIGLGVGLILFAVLK, encoded by the coding sequence ATGAAGCATTTTTTCGATTTGTTTGATTCCACAGTACTCAATATGGCAGGACTTCGATTGCTGTCGGCTTCCTTCGAGCTCACAGCAGTCGTTTTGATGTTGTACTTCAACTCGATTCATAAAGCGATCATCATCAACGGATCCCTTGCCCTTGTAGGTCCGATCATTTTCGTAGCGACAATGACGTTGGGGCTGGTCGGACTTGCTGATGATCTTTCTATAGGGCGATTGCTCTTGATCGGTCTTGGGGTCGGGTTGATTTTGTTCGCTGTCCTTAAGTGA